Proteins encoded in a region of the Peromyscus leucopus breed LL Stock chromosome 15, UCI_PerLeu_2.1, whole genome shotgun sequence genome:
- the Avpr1b gene encoding vasopressin V1b receptor encodes MESEPSWTATPSPGGTLSVPNATTPWLGRDEELAKVEIGILATVLVLATGGNLALLLALGFQGRKRSRMHLFVLHLALTDLGVALFQVLPQLLWDITYRFQGSDTLCRLVKYLQVLSMFASTYMLLAMTLDRYLAVCHPLRSLQQPSQSTYPLIAAPWLLAAILSLPQIFIFSLREVIQGSGVLDCWADFYFSWGPRAYITWTTVAIFVLPVVVLTACYSLICCEIYKNLKVKTQAGREEKSGWRTWDKSSSPAPADATRGLPSRVSSISTISRAKIRTVKMTFVIVLAYIACWAPFFSVQMWSVWDKNAPNEDSTNVAFTISMLLGNLSSCCNPWIYMAFNSHLLPRSLSRRVCCRGSQPRVHRQLSDSSLASRRTTLLTHSSGPPTLRLSLHLSLQAKPRPAEPQKDLEQGDGEAAVETSIF; translated from the exons ATGGAGTCTGAGCCTTCTTGGACTGCCACTCCCTCTCCTGGGGGCACTCTGTCTGTCCCCAATGCTACCACACCCTGGCTGGGCAGGGATGAAGAGCTAGCCAAGGTGGAGATTGGGATCCTAGCTACCGTCCTGGTTCTGGCCACAGGGGGCAACCTGGCCTTGCTGTTGGCACTGGGCTTCCAGGGCCGCAAGCGTTCCCGCATGCACCTGTTCGTGCTGCACTTGGCCCTGACGGATCTGGGCGTGGCGCTTTTCCAGGTACTGCCTCAGCTGCTCTGGGATATCACCTACCGCTTCCAGGGCTCTGACACCCTTTGCCGGCTTGTCAAGTATCTGCAGGTGCTCAGCATGTTCGCTTCCACTTACATGCTGCTGGCCATGACGCTGGACCGGTACCTGGCTGTCTGTCACCCCCTTCGCAGCCTCCAGCAGCCCAGCCAGTCCACCTACCCTCTCATTGCGGctccctggctgctggctgccatcctcagccttcctcagattttcattttttctctgcGAGAGGTCATCCAGGGCTCGGGGGTCCTGGACTGCTGGGCAGATTTCTACTTTTCTTGGGGGCCACGGGCCTACATCACCTGGACCACTGTGGCCATCTTTGTGCTCCCCGTGGTTGTGCTCACAGCCTGTTACAGCCTCATCTGCTGTGAGATCTACAAGAACCTGAAAGTCAAGACACAGGctggcagagaggaaaaaagTGGCTGGAGGACTTGGGACAAGTCCTCATCTCCGGCCCCTGCTGATGCCACTAGAGGGCTGCCATCCCGGGTCAGCAGCATCAGCACCATCTCCAGAGCAAAGATCCGAACTGTGAAGATGACCTTTGTGATTGTGCTGGCCTACATCGCCTGCTGGGCACCCTTCTTCAGTGTCCAGATGTGGTCTGTGTGGGACAAGAATGCCCCCAATGAAG ATTCCACCAACGTGGCTTTCACCATCTCAATGCTTTTGGGCAACCTCAGCAGCTGCTGCAACCCCTGGATCTACATGGCCTTCAACAGCCACCTGCTGCCACGTTCCCTGAGCCGCCGGGTCTGCTGCAGGGGTTCCCAGCCCCGGGTGCACAGGCAACTCTCCGACAGCAGCCTGGCTAGCCGCCGCACGACGCTGCTGACCCACTCCAGCGGTCCGCCTACCCTCCGTCTCAGCCTTCACCTCAGCCTCCAGGCAAAGCCCAGGCCTGCGGAGCCACAGAAGGATCTAGAGCAGGGGGACGGAGAAGCCGCCGTGGAGACCAGCATCTTTTAG